The Setaria italica strain Yugu1 unplaced genomic scaffold, Setaria_italica_v2.0 scaffold_52, whole genome shotgun sequence genomic interval AAGGGATCGGGATCGTGAACCGGGACCGGGACCGGGACCGGGACCGGGATTGCGTTAACGTGGAAGGAGAAAAAGGTTTGGTAGTTCAACAAGAGTACAAGACGTcgcaattttaaacaaaaaggGCCGAGGCCTGCGGTTGAGCCCGCTGGGCTTGTTTGAAGACCCAGTTTCGACTACTTCAGACTAAAGAGCAGGTCGAAGGACTCCCGGCCCAGTTGGAGCAGAAGCtgcaaatgttttttttttttaagaaaacagCGTAGCAGCGGTGGTTGCGGTTGCGGTGCTCAAGGGCTCCACGTTCAGTCAAAGGCGTGCATTATTCCGCAGAAAAAGGTGACAGGCACGTTTGCGGTAGGCGGGCTCTCCCTTGACCCGTTCTTGGTCCTTATCTGCTCGTCTTGTCTCTACTTCCATTCCAAGCTTCGTGGCTGCGTAGTGTTTCTGTGAAATCTTGTTCCCTTCCCGTCCTAGTCATTTGCATCCTCCCAGTGattactagctagctagcccaAGAACTGCCTTCTGCACATGCCGGATCTGATGGAGGCCGTAGAGAACGCCCTCGTCGAGGGCAAGATCCTATGGCTGGCGCAAACCATCCTGGAGGGCATCTTCAGCGGCGAGCACGACGAATGGATTCGCCACGTTGGGCTTGGAGAAGGCATGAAGCAGCTCAAGTCTGAGATCGAGAGGGTTGAGACGGtggttgccgctgtcaaggggAGGGCCACCGGGAACAAGCCGCTGGCCGGATCGCTCGCTCGTCTCAGTGAGCTGATGTATGACGCCGACGACTTGGTCGACGAGCTCGACTACTTTAGGCTACAGGAGCAGGTCGAAAGAGGTAAATGATCCTTGTTAAATAGTACTATATTAGACGTATTCCTTGAATCAATAAAACCCATTCCTTATCCACGTTGGTTTCTTATGGCACAGGTACGATTGCTTGTGCTAACGAGTCCGAGCGCACGGATGGCCATGAAGCAGAGCAAGTGGAAGGATCCAGGGACAATCCCCATATACAGACTAGCAAGAGGCGCACGAATCGGTGCAAGGAATGGGACCATTTTACCGAGATAATGGTTAATGGAAAGACTCAGGGAGCAAAATGTAAATACTGTGGTAAGGAAGTTAAATGCGGTGGTACGACCGGGACAAACGGTTTGAACAAGCATATCAGGAGTAAAAAATGTCTGAGCAAACGTCCAGCAGCTGAAGAACCGACAAATACTACAAGGTAGTGCAATACACATACCAGATAACATGTTCCATTTATATCTTTATTACATCAGTGCACTTTTGCATTGTCAAATAATGATTGGTGGTAGCTTTTGAGATGTTCTTTCTCTCCATAAATTGGATCACCCAAACATCAACCTTGGTTATACATAAAGTGCAATAATTTTCTTTTCAGTGTAACAGGAGGGACAAAGCCCCTAatggttatatattaaaaaaaaggaaaaagttaAAGCGttacaacaagaagaagaaaaaagttcaATAAATTGCTTCCCAATAAATTGTAATGCATCCCTGAATCATGCTCCCTCCGTTTATGTTTATAAGGCGTACGCGCATaccaagattcaaactttgtatatttgactaataatttaaccaatattttttatttttatgatgtaaACTCGAAATGGTTGGATTTgtgtttataaccataaataatataatataaaatagATTCATGATCAaagtataatttggaagatcaTGCCATGTCATATCACACCTTATAAAAATAAACAGAGGGATCATTTTCTTCATGCAGTTCCACTGATGGTGCACCAAATGATACCACCAATGCAACCCGGGATTCGTTCATCAGAGAAAAAAGGATGAGAGTCAATGAGGCATCAACACACAGCGCTGCATCTAACACACGCCCTTGGAACAAGGCCGGACTTCCTAATAGGATACGCCAAATAGTTTTTGAGTTACAAGACTCGCGAGGGAATGTGTGCGATTTTCTCAAGGATTCTGTCGCGTGTTCAGTTCAAAGTCAGAGCAACAGCTCAGATACACGGACAACAACATCAAGCTGTGTTCCTCGAGAAGTCCACGGGAGGGATGTGGAGAAGGACTACATCATAAGGGTGATCACAGCTGCAGAATCTAATGTCATAACTGTACTGCCTATTGTAGGCATTGTAGGGGTTGGGAAGACAGCTCTAGCTCAACTTGTCTACAATGATCCAACTGTTATAAGTCAATTTGAGCGGATATGGATTTGGGTGTCCGACATGTTTGATAAAGTGAGACTTACAAATGAGATGTTAGATGTTGTTGCCCTAGAAAGCCACAACAGGCCTCCTCGTAACAAAGAAAGCCATGAAGGACAAATGAGAAACTACTCAAAGCTTCAAGAGATATTAAAGGAACATATGGGGCACCGGTCCAAAAGGTTTTTCCTTGTTCTAGATGATGTCACTGACTGCATGGATAGCTACCAATGGAATGAACTATTGTCTCCTTTGAAATCAAGTCAGAAAAAGGGCAATGTGATTGTTATAACAACTAGAAATTTGTCTGTTGCACGAAGGCTAGGTACAGTTGAACCGATTAAGTTAGTTGCTCTGAAAAATGATGCTTTTTGGTTATTGTTTAAAGCATGCGCATTTGGTGATGACAATTACGAAAGGCATCCAAGTCTAAACATCATCGGACGTCAAATTGCTGCAAAGTTAAAGGGAAACCCATTAGCAGCGCAAACTGCAGGAGAAGTATTAAAAAAACATCTTACTATTGATCATTGGAGTACCATTCTGAAGAGTGAAGACCAAAAATCCATGCTACTTAATACAGGCATCATGCATGCTTTGAAGCTTAGCTATGATAAGCTTCCCTACCATTTGCAGCAGTGTTTCTTGTATTGTTCAATATTTCCTGATAATTATAAGTTTCTTGCTGAGGATCTGGTTCGTACTTGGATTTCACAAGGATTTTTAAGATGTAAAAACTCGAAGAAGACACCAGAGGAGACAGGACGGGACTATCTCCATGATTTAGTGGACCTGTGCTTCTTTGAGGAAGTAGAAAAGGAAGAGTCCAGCCCCACTCAAGGAGCGGAAGAGTCCACTCCACCCACTGGGACATGCTATGTTATGTGTGGAATCATGTATGAATTTGCAAGGGTGGTTTCAGGGAGTCATTTTGCAACAATATGTGGTTTAGAGCGGAACGAAATTCTGCCAACCATACGTCATGTTTCAATTCACAGCATACTTAATCATAAGGAGTTTGAAGAAAAATTGCAAACTATAGTTCCATTAGTGAGAAATTTGAGGACATTGATATTAATCGGGAGATGCGAGTCTTTCTTCTTCCAGTCCTTCCAAGATATATTCCAGAAGGCATGTCACTTACGTTTGCTACAGATTTCCGCAACACAAGCTAATTTTTATACTTCCGTGCTGAATTTGGTAAATCCTACCCATATTCGCTACCTAAAATTTGGGAACAATGGAAGTGCTATTTCTCTGAGCAAGTTTTATCACCTTCAAGTATTGGATGCTGGACACCCAACTATAGTTCATGGTGTGAATGATCTCATCAGCATGAGGTATCTATTTGTAACAAAGGGAGCACGCTCTTTTATTCCTAGAGTTGGTGAAACGAGTAATAGTCAGGACATGCAGAATTCCACGGATCAAAATTCTAGTCGCTTTGAGATAACACAGCTTCGATCCATGAATAAGCTTGTACAACTTGGTGTTTTTCATCTGGTCAATGTAAGTAGGTCGGAGGCTGATGGGGCAAAATTGAGAGACAAACAGCAATTAGAAAAGCTTATCTTGTCCTGGAAGGATACAAATGATGACATTAGCATCTCGGAAGCAGAAGAGGGGAGCAGCCCAACGGATGATAGTGATTCAAGCTACACAAATGATGACATTAGCATCTCGGAAGTAGAAGAGGGGAGCAGCCAAATGGATGATAGTGATGAAGAGGGGAGAAGCCGAATGGATGATAGTGATCCAAACTATGGACCATTGATAAACACGGAAACGGAAAGGGAGAGGTCGCAAACGGATGGTAGTAATAATAGCCCGAGGTCTGGACCTTTTATTGACATGGCACATGATGTCCTTGAGGGCCTTGAACCACATCAAAATCTAAAACATCTTCAAATCTCTGGGTACAGCGGTTCTACCTCCCCAGCTTGGCTTGCCACTTCAGTTACTTTCTTGCAGGCACTTCATCTAGAGGATTGTGGAGAATGGAAAATACTTCCATCTTTGGAAAGCCTTAAATTTCTTACAAAGCTGAAGCTAAGTAATATGCAGAAAGTAAAGAAAGTATCAATCGTACCATTGGAGGAGCTGGTGCTGATTAATATGCCAAAGTTGGAGTGTTGTTCCTGCAATTCCGTGATGGACTTGAACTCCAGTTTAAGGGTcctcaagtttgagcaatgtcATGTTCTGAAGGTCTTTCCCCTCTTTGAGAGCTGGAAGAAATTAAAAATTGAGCGCAAGTCATGGTTGTCCTGTGTTAAGGAACTTACCATCTGTGAATGTCCCCATTTAATGGTACCGAATCCTCTACCACCTTCTAGTAATGTTTGTAAACTACACATCGCAAGAGTTTCAACACTCCCAACGATGGAGGGATCATCCAGCGAAAAACTGGTAATCGGAATACACAATTGGAGAAAAATTGTTAAGAATGGTTGGCTGACGGACCTGGATGACAGAACTTGGAGACAAATTGATAAGAATGATTGGCTGACGGAGCTGGATGACAGAACTCGGAGAGAAATTAATAAGAATGATGGGCTGACGGAGCTGGATGACAGAATTTTGTCATTCCATAATTTGAGGGCCCTTAGCCGATTGCATATAGCAGGCTGCCAAAAACTATCTTCTATTTCACTCGAAGGTTTCAGGCAACTCATTAGCTTAAAGACTATGGACATAAGCTTCTGCATTAACCTTTTCTCTTCAGATgtcccaccaccaccagagcATACCCATGAAGACATGACCGACATAAATTTCAATGCCCTCCCATCTCTCAAGCATCTCAGAATTGAATTTTGTGGAATAACTGGGATGTGGGTATCTGTGATGCTGCGCCATGCACCAGCCCTAGAGGAATTGCGCTTGGATGATTGCGACCAGATATCAGGACTGTTGATCGAAGTGGGAGATAGTAGTTCATCAAATCACACCTCGGCTCCACGGGCTCCATCAGCAGGAAACCCAGATGACGCATTGACAAGCTCAACTCCAGATGGACTCCTGCGCATCCCATCAAATTCCGTCTCCTCTCTCAAGAAAATGTCTATTCTGTGGTGCAGAGAGCTAACATTTCAGGGGAACAAGGAAGGCTTCTCTGGATTCACCTCCCTTGAGGAGCTAAAAATTGCTGGATGCCCCAAACTGATCCCGTCTTTGGTGCAGACATATGAAAACAACGACCAGCGAAACGGAAGATGGCTTCTCCCGTATTCACTTGGCAAACTTGATATCGAGGAATCCCCAGAAACGCTGCAGCCCTGCTTCCTAGAAGATCACAACTGCCTCAAAAAGTTAAAAATACGTTACAGCCCAAGTTTAAAATTGGTACAGTTGCATTCCTGCACGGCACTGGAAGAGTTGACGGTTTATGATTGTGCATCGCTCGCTGCACTAGAGGGGAATTTCACCTGCCTCCGGAAATTAGATCTGTTTCACAACCCAAGACTAAAATCGCTACAGCTGCATTCCTGCACAACGCTGGAAGAGTTGATGGTTCAGTATTGTGCATCGCTCGCTGCACTAGAGGGGAATTTCACCTGCCTCCGGAAATTATATGTGTTTCACAACCCAAGACTGAAATCGCTACAGCTGCATTCCTGCACAACGCTGGAAGAGTTGATGGTTCAGTATTGTGCATCGCTCGCTGCACTAGAGGGGAATTTCACCTGCCTCCGGAAATTAGATCTGTTTCACAACCCAAGACTGAAATCGCTACAGCTGCATTCCTGCACAACGCTGGAAGAGTTGATGGTTTATGATTGTGCATCGCTCGCTGCACTAGAGGGGAATTTCACCTGCCTCCGGAAATTATATGTGTTTCACAACCTAAGACTGAAATCGCTACAGCTGCATTCCTGCACAACGCTGGAAGAGTTGACGGTTGAGGCTTGTGAATCGCTCGCTGCACTAGAGGACTTCCGGTCCCTCAGAGGTCTCAGGTATTTAAAAGTAACCGAATGCCCTGGCTTACTTCCTTATCTGGAACATCTGTCAAGTCAGGGCTATGAGCTGTGCGCTGGACTGGAAAGGCTCCACACTGATGATTACTCTTTCCTCACCACGTCATTCTGCAAGTGCCTCACCTCCCTCCGACGCCTGGAGTTACACCATCCTACGGGGAAAGTGACGGGACTAACGGAGGAGCAAGAGAGAGCGCTTCAGCACCTCACGTCCCTGCAGGAGCTACGATTT includes:
- the LOC101785136 gene encoding uncharacterized protein LOC101785136; translated protein: MPDLMEAVENALVEGKILWLAQTILEGIFSGEHDEWIRHVGLGEGMKQLKSEIERVETVVAAVKGRATGNKPLAGSLARLSELMYDADDLVDELDYFRLQEQVERGTIACANESERTDGHEAEQVEGSRDNPHIQTSKRRTNRCKEWDHFTEIMVNGKTQGAKCKYCGKEVKCGGTTGTNGLNKHIRSKKCLSKRPAAEEPTNTTRGIIFFMQFH